In Mycobacterium stomatepiae, the following are encoded in one genomic region:
- a CDS encoding condensation domain-containing protein, producing the protein MGDHGDVYAVQLDIALRGALDVGRLRDAVAVVVGRHPHLVARFSQQFDQPVQVISADPVVGWRYVDLTACAADAGDVEVQIEQVCAAERGAVCDLEHQPASRVALICTAPDQYRFVLTNHHIVLDGWSLPILLQEIFASYYGQRLAVATPYRRFVTWVAEQDLDRARAAWGEVLAGLQTPTLVGPSEPMVLGQRGIESCELTAELTEAIGVLARRCHTTVNTVLQAGWAQLLVSLTGHQDVVFGIAVSGREAELVGVESMVGLLINTVPVRATITAATTSIELLEQLTDEHVKVLDHQYLSLTEIHRVAGHDRLFDTLFAFENYPVDTEPRWVLTG; encoded by the coding sequence GTGGGGGATCACGGTGATGTGTATGCGGTGCAGCTCGATATTGCGTTACGGGGGGCTCTTGATGTGGGTCGGTTGCGTGATGCGGTGGCTGTGGTGGTGGGTCGTCACCCGCATTTGGTGGCGCGGTTTAGCCAGCAGTTCGATCAGCCGGTGCAGGTGATTTCGGCCGATCCTGTGGTGGGGTGGCGGTATGTAGACCTCACGGCTTGCGCTGCTGATGCTGGTGATGTTGAGGTGCAGATTGAGCAGGTGTGTGCGGCTGAGCGTGGCGCGGTGTGTGATCTGGAGCATCAGCCGGCTTCTCGGGTGGCGTTGATCTGCACGGCACCAGATCAGTACCGGTTTGTGTTGACTAATCATCACATCGTGTTGGATGGCTGGTCGTTGCCGATCTTGTTGCAGGAGATCTTTGCTAGTTATTACGGGCAGCGGTTGGCGGTGGCGACGCCGTATCGCCGGTTTGTGACGTGGGTGGCTGAGCAAGACCTCGATCGTGCTCGGGCTGCGTGGGGTGAAGTGTTGGCCGGGTTGCAGACTCCGACGTTGGTGGGTCCGTCTGAGCCGATGGTGTTGGGGCAACGCGGAATTGAATCGTGTGAACTCACCGCTGAGCTTACTGAGGCGATCGGTGTGTTGGCGCGTCGTTGTCACACCACGGTCAACACGGTGCTTCAGGCCGGTTGGGCGCAGTTGTTGGTGTCGTTGACCGGTCACCAGGATGTGGTGTTCGGTATTGCGGTCTCCGGGCGTGAGGCCGAGTTGGTGGGTGTGGAATCGATGGTCGGGTTGTTGATCAACACCGTGCCGGTACGCGCCACGATCACCGCGGCGACGACGAGTATCGAGTTGTTGGAGCAGCTCACCGATGAGCACGTGAAAGTATTGGATCATCAGTATCTTTCGCTGACCGAGATCCACCGGGTGGCCGGGCATGACCGGTTGTTCGACACGTTGTTTGCGTTTGAGAATTACCCGGTCGATACCGAGCCCCGCTGGGTGCTGACGGGTTAG
- a CDS encoding condensation domain-containing protein: protein MLASGSSFQRWSSVLAEYALAPEVVAQLPVWEQVLDTPAVLAAVTPGVDTFATAGRLSASLDVETTRMLLGEVPAAFHAGINDMLLIAYGLAWAQFLGAGDGVPVGIDVEGHGRHEELAGDVDLSRTVGWFTTKYPVSLRLGGLSWAQVVAGDPALGAVIKDVKEQLRALPDGVTYGLLRYLNPEVELSGPEPTIGFNYLGRVGAGPGELSDELWLFSEQGVSSVGVTGAIPMPLAHSVELNAVTIDGAAGPSLSANWMWAPSVVDEAAVGRLSELWFEALAGMCACVRGGGGGLTPSDIAPVVLSQQQIDELVSVGVVADVLPLTPLQQGCFSRQYRPGGSQRGGGSR from the coding sequence TTGTTGGCGTCGGGGTCGTCGTTTCAGCGGTGGTCCTCGGTGTTGGCCGAGTATGCGTTAGCGCCTGAGGTTGTTGCGCAGCTGCCGGTGTGGGAGCAGGTGTTGGACACCCCGGCGGTGTTGGCGGCGGTGACGCCGGGTGTGGATACGTTTGCTACGGCGGGGCGGTTGTCGGCGTCGTTGGATGTTGAGACGACTCGGATGTTGTTGGGTGAGGTGCCGGCGGCGTTTCATGCGGGGATCAACGACATGTTGTTGATTGCGTACGGGTTGGCGTGGGCGCAGTTCCTTGGTGCTGGTGATGGTGTGCCGGTGGGTATTGATGTTGAGGGTCACGGCCGTCACGAAGAGCTTGCTGGTGATGTTGATTTGTCGCGCACGGTGGGGTGGTTCACGACGAAGTATCCGGTGTCGTTGAGGCTGGGTGGGTTGTCGTGGGCGCAGGTGGTGGCCGGGGATCCCGCGTTGGGTGCGGTGATCAAAGACGTCAAAGAACAATTACGGGCGTTGCCTGATGGTGTGACGTATGGGTTGTTGCGGTATCTGAACCCTGAGGTGGAATTGTCGGGGCCTGAACCCACCATCGGGTTCAACTATTTGGGGCGTGTGGGTGCGGGCCCGGGCGAGTTGTCCGATGAGTTATGGCTTTTCAGTGAGCAGGGTGTGTCCTCGGTGGGTGTTACTGGGGCGATACCGATGCCGTTGGCGCACTCGGTGGAACTCAATGCGGTCACTATCGATGGTGCTGCTGGCCCGTCGCTGAGTGCGAACTGGATGTGGGCGCCTTCGGTGGTCGATGAGGCGGCGGTTGGTCGGCTTAGTGAGTTGTGGTTTGAGGCGTTGGCCGGGATGTGTGCGTGTGTTCGTGGTGGCGGGGGTGGGTTGACCCCGTCTGATATTGCGCCGGTGGTGTTGAGTCAGCAGCAGATTGATGAGTTGGTGTCAGTGGGTGTGGTGGCTGATGTGTTGCCGTTGACTCCGTTGCAGCAGGGCTGCTTTTCACGCCAATATCGCCCAGGCGGATCACAGCGCGGTGGGGGATCACGGTGA
- a CDS encoding phosphopantetheine-binding protein, translated as MVPAAVVVMDVLPLTVNGKLDVRALPAPEYGDAQRYRAPQSAAEEILAGIFAQVLGVERVGVDDSFFDLGGDSILSMQVVGHARAAGLVCRPRDIFVEQSVARLARVVGVAGEVAVDEGVGSVVATPIIRWLQGVDGPVGQFNQTVVVSAPAGVGLADVVVVVQALLDRHAMLRLRVDDDGVGGWSLWVPPAGSVDAAGCVASVDVLSDEALVGARSRLDPAAGVMLSALWVASTAQLVLIVHHLAVDGVSWRILLEDINIGGLSIGLVRRLRCWRRGRRFSGGPRCWPSMR; from the coding sequence ATGGTGCCCGCGGCTGTGGTCGTTATGGATGTGTTGCCGTTGACGGTCAACGGCAAGTTGGATGTGCGGGCGTTGCCGGCTCCTGAATATGGGGATGCGCAACGGTATCGGGCACCGCAAAGCGCCGCTGAGGAGATCCTGGCCGGGATTTTCGCCCAAGTGTTGGGTGTGGAGCGGGTCGGGGTTGATGACTCGTTCTTCGATCTGGGTGGGGATTCCATCTTGTCGATGCAGGTGGTGGGGCATGCTCGTGCGGCGGGGTTGGTGTGTCGGCCGCGGGACATTTTTGTGGAGCAGTCGGTGGCGCGGTTGGCTCGGGTGGTGGGGGTTGCCGGTGAGGTGGCTGTTGATGAGGGTGTGGGGTCGGTGGTGGCGACTCCGATCATTCGTTGGTTGCAGGGTGTGGATGGCCCGGTAGGGCAGTTCAACCAGACGGTGGTGGTGTCGGCTCCAGCCGGGGTGGGCCTGGCTGATGTGGTGGTGGTGGTGCAGGCGCTGCTGGATCGGCATGCGATGTTGCGGTTGCGTGTGGATGACGATGGTGTGGGTGGTTGGTCGTTGTGGGTGCCGCCGGCGGGGTCGGTGGATGCCGCGGGGTGTGTGGCGTCGGTGGATGTGCTCAGTGATGAGGCGTTGGTAGGGGCGCGGTCGCGGTTGGATCCGGCTGCCGGGGTGATGCTCAGCGCGTTGTGGGTGGCCTCGACGGCTCAGTTGGTGCTGATTGTGCATCATTTGGCTGTTGATGGGGTGTCGTGGCGGATCTTGTTGGAAGACATCAATATTGGTGGGCTCAGCATCGGGCTGGTGCGCCGATTGCGTTGTTGGCGTCGGGGTCGTCGTTTCAGCGGTGGTCCTCGGTGTTGGCCGAGTATGCGTTAG
- a CDS encoding amino acid adenylation domain-containing protein — MTAEPGVRLSSIEVLEAGERARLDRWSNRDVLEVVGPVPVSVPALFAQQVTRVPEAVAVSFAGASLTYRQLDEASNRVAQWLVGRGVGAGQCVALVMPRGARAITAIVGVLKSGAAYVPIDPSVPDTRIEFVLTDAAPVAVITTAVLAERLEGLAGRDLWVIDVDDPAIAAQPATAVTAGPAPDDIAYVIYTSGTTGVPKGVGIAHHNVTDLIDSLDSRLPREGVWSQWHSYAFDVSVWEIWGALFHGGRLVVVPEEVVSSPQDFQALLVDEKVDVLTQTPSAVAALSPRGLESVALLLGGEACPPELVDRWATGRVMLNAYGPTEATVFASISAPLVPESGVAPIGGPVSGAALLVLDGWLRPVPVGVAGELYVAGRGVGVGYVGRSGLTGSRFVACPFGGVGARMYRTGDVVSWGPDGQLRYVGRVDEQVKIRGYRIELGEVRAALAGLEGVDQAVVIAREDTPGSSGWSVMSPNPWPGWWIRWWCARSWGGGCRRIWCPRLWSLWMCCR, encoded by the coding sequence ATGACCGCTGAGCCGGGTGTCCGGTTGTCGTCGATCGAGGTGCTCGAGGCTGGTGAGCGGGCGCGGTTGGATCGGTGGAGTAACCGCGACGTGCTCGAGGTGGTGGGTCCCGTACCGGTGTCGGTGCCGGCGTTGTTCGCCCAGCAGGTCACCCGCGTCCCAGAGGCGGTGGCGGTCAGTTTCGCTGGTGCGTCGTTGACGTATCGGCAACTGGATGAGGCTTCAAACCGGGTGGCGCAGTGGTTGGTTGGCCGTGGTGTGGGGGCTGGGCAGTGTGTGGCGTTGGTGATGCCGCGTGGTGCTCGGGCGATCACGGCGATTGTGGGGGTGCTCAAGTCGGGGGCGGCCTATGTCCCGATCGATCCCAGTGTGCCTGATACCCGCATCGAGTTCGTGCTCACCGATGCCGCGCCGGTCGCGGTGATCACCACAGCGGTCCTTGCTGAGCGCCTCGAGGGTCTGGCTGGCCGTGATCTGTGGGTCATTGATGTTGATGACCCGGCGATCGCGGCTCAGCCGGCGACCGCGGTGACCGCGGGTCCGGCTCCTGACGATATTGCGTATGTCATTTACACCTCGGGCACCACCGGTGTGCCTAAAGGTGTTGGGATTGCGCATCACAACGTCACCGACCTGATCGACTCGCTGGATTCCAGACTGCCTCGTGAGGGTGTGTGGTCACAGTGGCATTCGTATGCGTTCGATGTGTCGGTGTGGGAGATCTGGGGTGCCCTGTTCCATGGGGGGCGGCTGGTGGTGGTGCCCGAGGAGGTGGTGTCCTCGCCGCAGGATTTCCAGGCCTTGTTGGTCGACGAGAAAGTCGACGTGCTCACTCAGACCCCGTCGGCGGTGGCGGCGTTGTCGCCGCGGGGTTTGGAATCGGTGGCGTTGCTGCTTGGTGGTGAGGCCTGCCCGCCTGAATTGGTGGATCGGTGGGCGACCGGCCGGGTGATGCTCAACGCTTATGGCCCGACCGAGGCGACGGTGTTTGCCTCGATCAGTGCACCGTTGGTGCCGGAATCGGGTGTGGCGCCGATTGGTGGGCCGGTGTCGGGGGCGGCGTTGTTGGTGCTGGATGGGTGGTTGCGTCCGGTGCCGGTGGGTGTGGCCGGTGAGTTGTATGTGGCTGGTCGTGGTGTGGGTGTGGGGTATGTGGGTCGGTCGGGGTTGACTGGTTCGCGGTTTGTGGCGTGCCCGTTTGGGGGTGTGGGTGCGCGGATGTATCGGACTGGGGATGTGGTGTCCTGGGGTCCGGATGGTCAGTTGCGGTATGTGGGGCGTGTTGATGAGCAGGTCAAGATTCGTGGGTATCGCATTGAGTTGGGTGAAGTACGCGCAGCACTTGCTGGTTTAGAGGGTGTGGATCAGGCGGTCGTGATCGCGCGTGAGGACACGCCGGGGTCAAGCGGCTGGTCGGTTATGTCACCGAATCCGTGGCCGGGATGGTGGATTCGGTGGTGGTGCGCGAGGAGCTGGGGCGGCGGTTGCCGTCGTATATGGTGCCCGCGGCTGTGGTCGTTATGGATGTGTTGCCGTTGA
- a CDS encoding condensation domain-containing protein — translation MLSALWVASTAQLVLIVHHLAVDGVSWRILLEDINIGWAQHRAGAPIALLASGSSFQRWSSVLAEYALAPEVVAQLPVWEQVLDTPAVLAAVTPGVDTFATAGRLSASLDVETTRMLLGEVPAAFHAGINDMLLIAYGLAWAQFLGAGDGVPVGIDVEGHGRHEELAGDVDLSRTVGWFTTKYPVSLRLGGLSWAQVVAGDPALGAVIKDVKEQLRALPDGVTYGLLRYLNPEVELSGPEPTIGFNYLGRVGAGPGELSDELWLFSEQGVSSVGVTGAIPMPLAHSVELNAVTIDGAAGPSLSANWMWAPSVVDEAAVGRLSELWFEALAGMCACVRGGGGGLTPSDIAPVVLSQQQIDELVSVGVVADVLPLTPLQQGCFSRQYRPGGSQRGGGSR, via the coding sequence ATGCTCAGCGCGTTGTGGGTGGCCTCGACGGCTCAGTTGGTGCTGATTGTGCATCATTTGGCTGTTGATGGGGTGTCGTGGCGGATCTTGTTGGAAGACATCAATATTGGGTGGGCTCAGCATCGGGCTGGTGCGCCGATTGCGTTGTTGGCGTCGGGGTCGTCGTTTCAGCGGTGGTCCTCGGTGTTGGCCGAGTATGCGTTAGCGCCTGAGGTTGTTGCGCAGCTGCCGGTGTGGGAGCAGGTGTTGGACACCCCGGCGGTGTTGGCGGCGGTGACGCCGGGTGTGGATACGTTTGCTACGGCGGGGCGGTTGTCGGCGTCGTTGGATGTTGAGACGACTCGGATGTTGTTGGGTGAGGTGCCGGCGGCGTTTCATGCGGGGATCAACGACATGTTGTTGATTGCGTACGGGTTGGCGTGGGCGCAGTTCCTTGGTGCTGGTGATGGTGTGCCGGTGGGTATTGATGTTGAGGGTCACGGCCGTCACGAAGAGCTTGCTGGTGATGTTGATTTGTCGCGCACGGTGGGGTGGTTCACGACGAAGTATCCGGTGTCGTTGAGGCTGGGTGGGTTGTCGTGGGCGCAGGTGGTGGCCGGGGATCCCGCGTTGGGTGCGGTGATCAAAGACGTCAAAGAACAATTACGGGCGTTGCCTGATGGTGTGACGTATGGGTTGTTGCGGTATCTGAACCCTGAGGTGGAATTGTCGGGGCCTGAACCCACCATCGGGTTCAACTATTTGGGGCGTGTGGGTGCGGGCCCGGGCGAGTTGTCCGATGAGTTATGGCTTTTCAGTGAGCAGGGTGTGTCCTCGGTGGGTGTTACTGGGGCGATACCGATGCCGTTGGCGCACTCGGTGGAACTCAATGCGGTCACTATCGATGGTGCTGCTGGCCCGTCGCTGAGTGCGAACTGGATGTGGGCGCCTTCGGTGGTCGATGAGGCGGCGGTTGGTCGGCTTAGTGAGTTGTGGTTTGAGGCGTTGGCCGGGATGTGTGCGTGTGTTCGTGGTGGCGGGGGTGGGTTGACCCCGTCTGATATTGCGCCGGTGGTGTTGAGTCAGCAGCAGATTGATGAGTTGGTGTCAGTGGGTGTGGTGGCTGATGTGTTGCCGTTGACTCCGTTGCAGCAGGGCTGCTTTTCACGCCAATATCGCCCAGGCGGATCACAGCGCGGTGGGGGATCACGGTGA
- a CDS encoding phosphopantetheine-binding protein, whose product MRNGIGHRKAPLRRSWPGFSPVLGVERVGVDDSFFDLGGDSILSMQVVGHARAAGLVCRPRDIFVEQSVARLARVVGVAGEVAVDEGVGSVVATRSFVGCRVWMAR is encoded by the coding sequence ATGCGCAACGGTATCGGGCACCGCAAAGCGCCGCTGAGGAGATCCTGGCCGGGATTTTCGCCCGTGTTGGGTGTGGAGCGGGTCGGGGTTGATGACTCGTTCTTCGATCTGGGTGGGGATTCCATCTTGTCGATGCAGGTGGTGGGGCATGCTCGTGCGGCGGGGTTGGTGTGTCGGCCGCGGGACATTTTTGTGGAGCAGTCGGTGGCGCGGTTGGCTCGGGTGGTGGGGGTTGCCGGTGAGGTGGCTGTTGATGAGGGTGTGGGGTCGGTGGTGGCGACCCGATCATTCGTTGGTTGCAGGGTGTGGATGGCCCGGTAG
- a CDS encoding condensation domain-containing protein: MLDFGTHPDVLGPLTAAQWSIWAAQQLQPEVPYNFAGYVAIDHFVDLERLSVACQAAAARFGTPCARLALDDNGEPVFMVDRSFPQTAHCIDFRAEHDPRAAARSWMESEYRQPIDLLRDRLTEFALLRITDNLSFFYLRAHHVLCDAYGANNIIRHIAAVYSGSAAVTTKVDFSEFALIRDADRKYQQSSRSAIDAEYWKTVVRGPLDVTDLTGANRSVAPCHPLVHEVVCKHRLPNNQGDQLHVARVVATVAAFISKTTGRQNIWMSLPVSARTTAALKKSAGMVSNMVPLLIRVDESDTIGALTDQVATALIGALRHQQFRRWPNLVADATRLGMNVEFGPFINILDFTAPFRFGSSEAASHVLTIFPIQDISVNVYPRLSDGVPRIDFWWNPDRYTDDEIAMHVARLELAFDGLVTAEPGVRLSSIEVLEAGERARLDRWSNRDVLEVVGPVPVSVPALFAQQVARVGDAVAVSFAGASLTYRQLDEASNRVAQWLVGRGVGLGSVWRW; this comes from the coding sequence ATGCTCGATTTCGGTACGCATCCGGACGTCCTGGGGCCTCTAACTGCTGCGCAGTGGTCAATATGGGCTGCCCAACAACTCCAGCCCGAAGTTCCCTATAACTTTGCCGGCTATGTAGCGATCGACCACTTTGTCGACCTCGAGAGACTGTCGGTTGCATGCCAAGCCGCGGCAGCGCGTTTTGGCACACCATGCGCGCGGTTGGCGCTGGACGATAACGGCGAGCCGGTTTTCATGGTCGACCGCTCGTTTCCGCAGACTGCACACTGTATCGATTTTCGCGCGGAGCATGACCCGCGAGCGGCCGCGAGAAGCTGGATGGAAAGTGAATACCGCCAGCCTATTGATCTACTCCGTGACCGACTCACCGAGTTCGCGCTGCTGCGGATCACCGACAATCTGTCGTTCTTCTACCTGCGTGCGCACCATGTCCTCTGTGACGCATATGGCGCCAACAACATCATTCGGCATATTGCGGCCGTCTACTCGGGGTCAGCTGCGGTCACTACCAAAGTCGACTTTTCCGAGTTTGCTTTGATCCGGGACGCCGATCGGAAGTACCAGCAATCTTCACGCAGTGCCATCGACGCGGAGTACTGGAAGACCGTGGTGCGTGGACCGCTCGATGTCACCGATCTGACAGGGGCAAATAGGTCGGTGGCACCGTGTCATCCATTGGTACATGAAGTGGTATGCAAACATCGACTGCCGAACAACCAGGGCGACCAGCTCCATGTCGCGAGGGTAGTTGCGACGGTTGCGGCCTTCATTTCGAAAACAACAGGGCGCCAGAATATTTGGATGTCGTTGCCGGTTTCTGCTCGTACAACTGCGGCGCTGAAAAAATCTGCGGGCATGGTCTCTAATATGGTCCCGCTGCTCATCCGCGTCGATGAAAGCGACACCATCGGTGCACTGACTGACCAGGTCGCGACGGCGTTGATCGGTGCGTTGCGGCATCAACAGTTCCGTCGTTGGCCGAACCTGGTTGCCGATGCTACTCGTCTTGGCATGAACGTCGAGTTCGGTCCGTTCATCAACATACTGGACTTCACGGCCCCGTTTCGTTTCGGTTCTTCGGAAGCGGCGAGTCATGTATTGACCATCTTCCCGATACAAGACATTTCGGTCAACGTCTATCCCCGCCTGAGTGACGGCGTGCCGCGAATTGACTTCTGGTGGAATCCAGATCGCTACACCGACGATGAGATCGCCATGCACGTGGCCCGTTTGGAGCTAGCTTTTGACGGCCTTGTGACCGCTGAGCCGGGTGTCCGGTTGTCGTCGATCGAGGTGCTCGAGGCTGGTGAGCGGGCGCGGTTGGATCGGTGGAGTAACCGCGACGTGCTCGAGGTGGTGGGTCCCGTACCGGTGTCGGTGCCGGCGTTGTTCGCCCAGCAGGTCGCCCGGGTCGGTGATGCGGTGGCGGTCAGTTTCGCTGGTGCGTCGTTGACGTATCGGCAACTGGATGAGGCTTCAAACCGGGTGGCGCAGTGGTTGGTTGGCCGTGGTGTGGGGCTGGGCAGTGTGTGGCGTTGGTGA
- a CDS encoding MbtH family protein, with amino-acid sequence MSSNPFDDEKGSFLVLVNDEEQHSLWPVFAATPPGWRVVYGEADRAACLDYIEQNWPDIRARSLRERLTGTQSDVWRPQGQVS; translated from the coding sequence TTGAGTAGCAACCCTTTTGACGACGAGAAGGGCAGCTTCCTCGTCCTAGTCAACGACGAAGAGCAGCACAGTCTGTGGCCGGTATTCGCTGCTACCCCACCGGGCTGGCGGGTGGTTTACGGCGAGGCGGATCGTGCTGCGTGTCTGGACTATATCGAACAGAACTGGCCTGACATACGGGCGAGAAGTTTGCGCGAGAGGTTAACAGGCACTCAGTCTGACGTATGGCGTCCGCAGGGACAGGTCTCTTAA
- a CDS encoding GAP family protein: MAARDCTTDDRVPKSRQEGGEANRVLFPAMWGAVLLLTLLAALDPVRLSITLLLISRPRPVQNLLVYGAGGLTACIPTIVIPLTLLQVTHTFSSHAHDWANPTSSSGVHYIQIGIAVLMLSIAALLAVRLRWRTRQQAPQPTPGGHMPVLLPDTTTQTAISQPLDRAQGRATEGGSTILRLRGRAHDAWVNGSVWVAYLVGLFTGGPPLDSLPFLLAVVAASGAAIGTVASALVVFVVGMFAVVEIVFISHLAAPAKTQAVLQLLHDWALAHRQHVVVATFTLLGISLAIRGLAIF, translated from the coding sequence ATGGCCGCGCGAGACTGCACTACGGATGACCGCGTCCCAAAGAGCCGCCAGGAAGGTGGTGAAGCCAATAGGGTACTGTTTCCGGCCATGTGGGGGGCAGTGCTGCTGTTGACACTTCTGGCTGCGCTCGATCCGGTGCGTCTCAGCATTACTCTTCTCTTGATCTCCCGGCCACGGCCAGTGCAGAACCTACTCGTCTACGGGGCGGGCGGCCTGACGGCGTGTATTCCGACAATCGTGATTCCCCTGACGTTGCTTCAGGTCACACACACGTTTAGTTCGCATGCGCACGATTGGGCCAACCCCACCAGCAGTTCCGGCGTCCATTACATTCAAATCGGCATCGCTGTTCTGATGTTATCCATTGCTGCACTGCTGGCCGTGCGCTTGCGGTGGCGCACACGTCAGCAAGCACCGCAGCCGACCCCCGGTGGTCACATGCCGGTGCTTCTCCCGGATACGACTACACAGACCGCGATCTCGCAACCGTTGGACCGCGCCCAGGGTCGGGCGACCGAAGGCGGATCTACAATTCTGCGGCTGCGCGGGCGTGCTCACGATGCGTGGGTAAACGGATCCGTGTGGGTCGCGTATCTGGTCGGTCTGTTTACGGGGGGGCCGCCCCTCGACAGCCTCCCATTCTTACTCGCGGTCGTCGCGGCGTCGGGAGCTGCAATCGGCACCGTGGCCAGCGCTCTCGTGGTTTTCGTTGTCGGCATGTTCGCGGTTGTCGAGATCGTGTTTATCAGTCATCTAGCGGCTCCAGCGAAAACTCAAGCTGTACTGCAGTTGTTGCACGACTGGGCGCTGGCGCATCGTCAGCACGTCGTGGTGGCCACCTTCACCTTGCTCGGTATCTCGCTAGCTATCCGGGGTTTAGCCATCTTCTGA
- a CDS encoding glycosyltransferase, which produces MKFALASYGTRGDIEPCVAIGRELLRRGHDVCMAVPPDLVEFAEEAVSTVVAFGPNVQSIVDAHRDFWTNFFGGFWRIRRLIRLRREIEEPALQCWEDICATMASLAADADLLVTGVNFEQVAVNVAEYCDIPLATLHLFPLRPNGQLISVLPAGLARAAMTLYEWIASHLQKNLQNLQRRRLGLPKATGRLSRRLAERGALEIQAYDEVCFPGLADEWAKWNGQRPFVGALTMDLATDADTDVMSWIAAGSPPIFFGFGSIPAKSPADTLAAITAACSQLGERALICSAATEFGNVSHADHVKVVSTMNFAAAFSSCRAVVHHGGTGTTAASLRAGVPILILSTDIDQTMWGAQVKRLKVGTARRMSSMTKTTLVADLRTILAPEYATRAREIAAQMTKSVTSVVTAADLVEDLARGHSITRSHQR; this is translated from the coding sequence ATGAAATTTGCACTGGCGAGCTACGGAACTCGTGGCGATATCGAGCCCTGTGTTGCTATCGGCCGCGAGCTCCTGCGTCGCGGGCACGACGTCTGCATGGCCGTGCCACCCGACTTGGTTGAGTTCGCCGAGGAAGCCGTATCCACCGTGGTCGCTTTCGGGCCGAATGTGCAGTCGATTGTGGACGCGCACCGCGACTTCTGGACGAATTTCTTCGGCGGCTTCTGGAGAATCCGACGACTGATCAGGTTGCGGCGTGAAATTGAGGAGCCCGCTCTGCAGTGCTGGGAGGATATCTGCGCCACGATGGCGTCGTTGGCAGCGGACGCGGATCTGCTCGTCACTGGTGTGAATTTTGAACAAGTCGCTGTCAACGTCGCGGAGTACTGTGACATTCCCTTGGCAACACTGCATCTCTTTCCATTGCGGCCAAACGGTCAACTCATTTCGGTCCTGCCGGCGGGGTTGGCCCGTGCCGCAATGACACTGTACGAGTGGATAGCTTCGCACCTACAGAAGAACCTTCAGAACCTACAGCGCCGCAGATTGGGCCTGCCCAAAGCCACCGGGCGGTTGTCGCGCAGGCTCGCCGAACGTGGAGCGCTGGAAATCCAGGCTTACGACGAGGTTTGCTTCCCCGGGCTGGCCGACGAATGGGCAAAATGGAATGGACAACGGCCGTTTGTCGGTGCTCTGACAATGGACTTGGCGACTGATGCCGACACGGACGTCATGTCGTGGATTGCTGCGGGATCACCGCCTATTTTCTTCGGTTTTGGCAGCATTCCAGCCAAATCCCCGGCTGACACACTCGCCGCGATCACCGCGGCCTGCAGTCAGTTGGGCGAGCGGGCACTCATTTGTTCTGCCGCGACCGAGTTCGGCAATGTTTCCCACGCCGACCATGTAAAGGTAGTGAGCACAATGAATTTCGCGGCCGCCTTTTCTTCCTGTCGCGCGGTCGTGCACCACGGTGGCACCGGCACCACGGCCGCGAGCTTGCGTGCCGGAGTCCCCATCCTGATCCTTTCGACGGACATTGACCAAACAATGTGGGGCGCTCAGGTCAAGCGCCTCAAAGTCGGTACTGCGCGGCGTATGTCGAGCATGACCAAAACGACGCTAGTTGCGGACCTTCGCACCATCCTCGCCCCGGAATACGCCACTCGGGCGCGCGAAATCGCCGCTCAGATGACTAAATCAGTCACGAGCGTTGTGACTGCCGCCGATCTTGTCGAAGATCTCGCGCGCGGGCACTCGATCACTAGATCTCATCAGCGCTAG